GCCACGTCCCACCTGCTTTTCATCACAAAGCGGGGCATCGGCAAGCGCATGGACGCTGAAGAACTGGAGAACCTGACCCGAGCCGGCCGGCGGGTTTTGTCCCTCGACGACGGCGACGAAATCGCCGCGATCATCGACACGGACGGCAATTCAAAGGTCCTTTTAGTTACGTCTAAGGCCAAAGCCGCCCACGTCGACGAGAGCGAGTTCCGGCCCATGGGACGGGCGGCCCGGGGCGTGAAGGCCATGAAGCTGGCGCCGGACGACCGGATTATCGCCGCTTGGACCGTGGCACCGGATGAAAACTTGCTCCTAGTGAGTGAAACGGGTATCGGCAAGCGCACGAAGCCGGAGGAGTTCCCGATTCACCACCGAGGCAGCGGCGGTGTTCAGGCCATGCACCTAGGAGCGCGTACCGGCCGGTTGGCCGCTGCGGTCGGCGTGGCTTCGTCCGACGAGGTCGGACTGATGACCGAAAAGGGACGGATGATCCGCCTTTCCGCGTCGGATATCCCGCTGCTGAGCCGGACGGCCACCGGCTCGATCGTCCTTCGCCTGAACGACGGCGACCTCTTGGCAAGCGTTAGCGTCATCCCGGCGCCGATGGCTCCGGAGTCCCTGACGGACGCCGACCCTCGGCAGTTAACCCTGCCGGTCGACGAGCCGGAAACGGAGGCCTAGCGTGCTGGCCCCCCAAGGACGGCGGCCTCTTCTCGTTTGGCTGGCCCTGTCAGCCGTCGGGCTGTTTTGTTTTCCGCCGGCGCTCTTTTTAACTCTGCCGGTCACGTTGCTGGTCGGCTGGTTCTACCGGGATCCGGAACGCAAAACGCCAGACAACCCGCGGGCGTTCGTCGCGCCGGCAGACGGCCGAGTGACTGAGATCGTCCGCACGTCTCACCCGTACTGCGGCCCAGCGGTCAAGATCGGCATTTTCATGAACGCGCTGAACGTTCACGTCAACCGAATGGCCTGCGCCGGCACGGTGGAGTACTTGGACTACATTCCGGGGCGCAAGTGGGTCGCCTCGGCCCCGAAGGCGTCGCTTGAAAACGAACGGTTTTTCCTGGGGTACCAAACGGCCCACGGCCGGGTGCTCCAGTGCCAGATCGCCGGGCTGGTTGCCCGACGGATCGCCTGCAGTGTCAAAAAGGGCGACTCGTTTGCCGCCGGACAGCGGTACGGAATGATCCTGCTGGGATCAAAGGTCGACGTCTACCTGCCCTTGAACGCGGTTTTGTCCGTGAGCGTCGGGGCGCGAACAGTCGCCGGAGAAACGGTGATTGCGGAGGTGAAGAAATGAAACTTCTTGCCCGCCGAAGACTTCGGGAAATACCCATCCGAAGCAATATTCCCAACATGATTACCAGCGGCAACCTGCTGTGCGGCATGTTGGCCATGGTGCTGACCCTTCGGGGACACTACGTTACCGCCGCCTGGATGATCCCTATGGCTGTGGCGTTCGACTTCTGCGACGGCATGGTCGCCCGGGCCATGGGACTGAGCAGCGATTTTGGCGTGGAGTTTGACAGCTTGGGCGACGTGGTCAGCTTCGGCGTCGCGCCGGCGCTTCTGATCTACACGGTGTACCTGAAGAACCTTCCCGACGTGGTCGGCACGATCGTGGCGCTTTACTTTACCCTGTGCGGCGCGCTCCGGCTCGCTCGGTTCAACGTGGTGCACTGTCCCGGGCCGTTTCAAGGCCTTCCGATCCCTGCGGCTGGAATCTTCATGGTGTCGTGGGTGATGGCTGGGCTGCACGTGCCGCCGGCGCTGATCGCCGGGCTGTCTGTCCTGTCCGGCACCCTGATGATTTCATCCGTCCCGTACGGGAACCTGAAAAGCCTGAAACGGAACTCTATTCACTTCCAGAAGATCGCCTCTCTGCTCGTCTTCGTCCTCGTGACGGTCGCCCTTTTAAAAAGCGTCACGTTCCTTATCCTGTCGGGAATTTATTTGGCCAGCGGGCTGTTGAGCTTCAATTGGAGCGATTGGCTGAGCACTGACCGAGCCCAACAGAAAGACCGGGACGAAAAGTCATGAGGTGGAAATCCGTCGACCTGGCCGGCTCATACGGCGACCGAATTACCCGCCTGTCCGTCGGCGTGGTGAACAGACCGCGCCGCGCCGTTGTGTTGTTTCACGGCGTTCACAGCTGGGCTCAGCCCCTTCCTGGCAATAAATACGCCTCTCTTGGCGGGATGCTGGCCGAGCGCGGGGTTTTGCCGGTGCTCGTCGAGTCAAGCCGGTCGTGCCGCGACCGGCTCAGCTGGGGAAGCGACCTGATGGGCTGGATTAAAGCCGCGTTTGGCGGTAAGACGTTCGAGCAGGAGTTCTCCGACGCCTCCGCTGCCGTGTCGGCCGTCGCTTCGGCCTATCCGCGCCTGCCGCTTACCTTGTGGGGGTTCTCCCTCGGCGGCTTGATCGCCCTGCTGGCGGCTGGCGGCTACGGCTCGTCAGAGCGGGTACCCGTCGACGGGTTAATCGTTTCAGGCAGCGGCGATCAGCTCCGGCCGGAGTG
This is a stretch of genomic DNA from Jonquetella anthropi DSM 22815. It encodes these proteins:
- a CDS encoding alpha/beta hydrolase, whose product is MRWKSVDLAGSYGDRITRLSVGVVNRPRRAVVLFHGVHSWAQPLPGNKYASLGGMLAERGVLPVLVESSRSCRDRLSWGSDLMGWIKAAFGGKTFEQEFSDASAAVSAVASAYPRLPLTLWGFSLGGLIALLAAGGYGSSERVPVDGLIVSGSGDQLRPECRDALALPILRDLPDRSFLEKAARNARPAWFRSFYGSLDASFDQPSCRRLYEGVVCDDKKWFVVDGADHSFRTLNGSPSRLPLQIMVRELREVLLSTKN
- the pssA gene encoding CDP-diacylglycerol--serine O-phosphatidyltransferase, with the translated sequence MKLLARRRLREIPIRSNIPNMITSGNLLCGMLAMVLTLRGHYVTAAWMIPMAVAFDFCDGMVARAMGLSSDFGVEFDSLGDVVSFGVAPALLIYTVYLKNLPDVVGTIVALYFTLCGALRLARFNVVHCPGPFQGLPIPAAGIFMVSWVMAGLHVPPALIAGLSVLSGTLMISSVPYGNLKSLKRNSIHFQKIASLLVFVLVTVALLKSVTFLILSGIYLASGLLSFNWSDWLSTDRAQQKDRDEKS
- a CDS encoding phosphatidylserine decarboxylase; translated protein: MLAPQGRRPLLVWLALSAVGLFCFPPALFLTLPVTLLVGWFYRDPERKTPDNPRAFVAPADGRVTEIVRTSHPYCGPAVKIGIFMNALNVHVNRMACAGTVEYLDYIPGRKWVASAPKASLENERFFLGYQTAHGRVLQCQIAGLVARRIACSVKKGDSFAAGQRYGMILLGSKVDVYLPLNAVLSVSVGARTVAGETVIAEVKK